The Anolis carolinensis isolate JA03-04 chromosome 2, rAnoCar3.1.pri, whole genome shotgun sequence genome contains the following window.
ctggctcacagacccaacatggccaactgggaacactggtggatttaGGGGGTGACTGACCTTTATCTCCGGGAATTATAGTTCCCatgtattccgtgagccctctgaaccccaccagtgacggatctggaccaaacctggctcacagacccaacatggccaactgggaacactggtggatttaGGGGGTGACCGACCTTTAtctccgggagttatagttcccctgtattccgtgagccctctgaaccccaccagtgacggatctggaccaaacctggctcacagacccaacatggccaactgggaacactggtggatttaGGGGGTGACTGACCTTTATCTCCGGGAATTATAGTTCCCatgtattccgtgagccctctgaaccccaccagtgacggatctggaccaaacctggctcacagacccaacatggccaactgggaacactggtggatttagggggtgactgacctttatctccgggagttatagttcccatgtattccgtgagccctctgaaccccaccaatgatgaatctggaccaaacatggctcaCAGACCGaacatggtcaactgtgcatACAAGCGGAGTTTAGAGGCGattgccctggacatctgggagttgtagttcacccttaccaaactggaccaaacttaggaTATTACCTAACGTTCCAAaataaacaatgccttcttctaataacccagccaccactgggtccccaagctagtaaatatataaatactaacatataaataggtaggtagataaatagatatgtgtgtttgtgtgtaagtGAACATGAGGGCATTTGGATGTGCCTGGTCACACGCTTTGTTTGCAAATGTGCTGTTTCCCTCAAAACTGTACTTTAGGGAGGCCAGCTGCCCTGGGAGTAAGACTtctcttctcccctccctcccttccttctttccttctttccttcctctcttctgtcTTTTGTGACCTGCCTCCCGGTCGGTGCTTCAGGTTCCACAAGCATCGTGTGTCTTATTCCTGTATGAAACTGACCTATGAAACATTCTCTCTAACATTAACAATTAATCTGTCTAATGATAAGAGCCGGAAGCGACCCCCGGTCCCCCAACACAAAGAGCCACAACGTGGGACCCGCAAACCTTTGCAGGGCAGGCTAAGGAAGGCCTTTCTGCTTCAATTGAAGCCAGTGCCTTTTATCTTCCTTATTATTCTGCagcaggggagggagggagggagggagggagggagggaaggaaggaaggaaggaaggaaggaaggaaggaaggaaggaaggaaggaaggaaagaaaggggctCTTCTGGAGGAACAGCCTTGCGTGTGTCTCTTTCACAGATACGTACATATATGCATACAGTATTATGCGGTgcaagatataaatatggcaaatgtgAAATTGACCATTGCAATGGCCCCGGTCTACAGCTTTGGATCatgtaattttaatgtttatatgaggtgttttaattctatgttctcATGTCTAAATGTTTATATCTttatgtttaatggtcttattgatctatgtttaatggtcttattgattttaatgaatacttatgtttcttttttagattttatgatttggttttacttatttattatttatttaaagcatttatattgcaCCCTTCCCACCATGAAAGGGACTCATGCCGGAACATAAAACTCATGCCGGAACATAATGccggaatataaaataaataaaaatacacaaaaactaaaatcagattatttcgactttaaaatcaattgtttaaaGCCATCTCAGATCAGCCTTGTTGTCATCTTATTTTATaagtatgttaggcattgaatttttcccaTGATTATGTTATAAACCAGTTTGAGTCCcgttcccccccccttcccccggtgagaaaagtggtatataaaaacagtcagtaaataaataaataaataaataaatacaaacatatagatacggtagatagatagatagatagatagatagatagatagatagatagatagagagagagatgtgtgAGTCAAGGAAAATCAAGGCACTTGGATGGTCACACGCTATGTTTTGATATGTGCTAGTTTCCTTCAGAAGTGTGCTTTGGGGATGCCAGTTGCACTGGGAATGTGTTGTTTGTGTCATTGGCACCTTGTGTTGTTTGTGTCATTGgcacctcccttcctccctccctcccttctcccctttcttccttttctccttcaagGCTAATATCCCCTTTACTCACCAATTGCccaggaagaaccctaaattggtCTCGCAGCTCTCTACTGTCTGATCATGACAGAAGGGCAATggagcatagaatcctagagtctgaagagacctcgtggtccacccagtccaaccccattttaccgagaagcaggaaaattgcattcaaagtaccctgacagatggccatccagcctctgcttaaaagccccaaaggaggagcctctacTATTTGGCAGGTGGCCATATTTCTCTTTGCAGCAGTAAAAGGCCGCAAGTGCTTCATGAATAATCTGTAAGTGCTGACAGTGTAACAAAGagcagctggttatagggagcacaccatgcccctattaaagcagccccACAGGCTGCCAATGAATTTCCGGACctgattcaaagtgcaggttatcacctatgaaGCCCTTTACGCTTCGGGTCCAACCTGTCTTCGAGACCGTATCTCTTTATGAACCGGCATGGGCTTTAAGATCGACCGgagaaggaggccctgctcttggtcccacctccatcttaagtggggacgagagagagggccttccttctcagtggtggccccttggctctggagtGCCCTTTCAAGTGAGATCATgctagccccccccccaaaccttccGCACACATTTAAAGACCTGGCTATTCTGACAAGCCTTTgttcatgtttagactctcttataatacatatgaggacctttagacTCTTTTGTTAGCACTTTACTATTCTGAGgtcaaatactgctgttttatctacagcaatagctgtattttattgtttttaccagagggtactgtgaatttatgatgttgtgttgactcttTATTACCTATGTTttattttgcacttgttgtattttgtgtcacaccttgagtgttttgtgagccgccccgagtccccctcagagatggtggcgggatataaataaagttgttgttgttgttgttgttgttgttgttactattattactactgatCTGCTGAACTATGGTTGCCCTTTTTGACTGCTTTGTCCTTTTTGGAAATGGCTCCAGACTCAGAACCCGGACCCTTCCCCCGGCAGAGAAGGCTGTCCTGCGAAAGGAGGGAGGCTGCAGGGTGGGAGTGGCAGAAGAAGCTTCAGGCTGAAGTGGAAAAGAACCAGCAGGTGCAGAAAGGTGAGGCGGACTTGGGAGTTGAAAAAGccatcctcagcttatacttgggtgctttcctgccaggaccctcacctctccgcacagcaacccagctctccttcctcttctgctcTCTTGTGCAGTGCtcaccttcctctcttcctttctcgacgcagtgcacaccttcctctcctctttcaacgcagtgtgcaccttcctcccCTCTCGGTgtagtgtgcaccttcctctcctctctcgacgcagtgcgcaccttcctttcctcctctcaaCGCAGTGTGCAcctctctcctctctcggtgcagtgtgtaccttcctctcctcctttctcgacgcagtgtgcaccttcctctcctctctcgacgcagtgcgcaccttcctcctctctcgatgcagtgcgcaccttcctctcctctctcgacgcagtgcgcaccttcctcctctcttgacacagtgcgcaccttcctctcctctctcgacgcagtgcacaccttcctctcctctcttgacgcagtgcgcaccttcctctcctctctcggtgcagtgtgtaccttcctctcctcctttctcgacgcagtgcgcacctttcTCTCTTGacacagtgtgcaccttcctctcctctctcgacgcagtgtgcaccttcctctcctctctcgacgcagtgtgcaccttcctctcctctcttgacgcagtgcgcaccttcctctcctctctcggtgcagtgtgtaccttcctctcctcctttctcgacgcagtgcgcacctttctctcctctcttgacacagtgtgcaccttcctctcctctctcgacgcagtgtgcaccttcctctcctctctcgacgcagtgtgcaccttcctctcctctctcgacgcagtgtgcaccttcctctcctctctcgacgcagtgtgcaccttcctctcctctctcgatgcagtgcgcaccttcctttcctcctcttgacaCAGTACGtacattcctctcctctcttggtgcagtgtgtaccttcctctcctcctctctcaacgcagtgtgcaccttcctttcctcctcttgacgCAGTACGTACATTCCTCTCCTCCTCGGTGCTCGTCTTTTCCACTTTTCCTTATTCCTTTACACACAGCATAtcccccaaaatgtatactgaaaataagctatggtgattattggaagcaaatttacattgaaggaggttagaataatgatttaatcagagttgggcagccTTAAATCTTAAATTccagttgtatgtaaatatttaaaaacatttaacctactgatgcctcaataatataattttattgctatctaccccacctttctctacccagaaggggactcattGTTAAGATACGACATGAAgacaaaatattaattaattatatcagtattcaacaggcttttaaacattattacagttttttttcgtgtcaggaacaacttgagaaactgcaagtcacttctggagtgagagaattggccgtctgcaaggacgttgcccaggggacgcccggatgttttgatgtttttaccatccttgtgggaggcttctctcatgtccccgcatggagctggagctgatagagggagctcatccacgctctccccgggtgggattcgaacctggcagctttcagatcagcagcccaaccttcaagtcacaaggctttaacccactactccaccgggggctcattattacagtaatttatttcttattacagtaatttatttctatcatttctagagATATGTGTTCGGCCTTATATAAATTACTGTAATaatgatttatttaatttatttaaagatgccaaaaataaatgaaacacaaAAAGAAATGTCCACAGTTCACAGTCTGTTCACCTGCAGCTTTGCTGCATTGCTGGAGTTTAATCAgtagggttttattttatttgatgcaGAGAATCTTTGGGCACTGTCCCCTTTGTACCTAAGGAGGGATTGTTCattgttgggcaagtgttaaaaTGTTTGTCACCAGGCATTGGGCACCTtccctcttcccctgggtttgTTATAGCATGAGTCTTGTGCTTCATGTTTcatgagatctttctctgttcaGCTCCTGAAGagatttcctctctttctctggcAGGTAACTTCTGAACAAGTTCTGCGAAGATCACCTTGTGAGAGCTTTGCCCGAGGAGTGCTGTAAGTCTAAAGTAACTTCAagatacacagcaatgacaagaagaaaaaataagtagtagaaaaatatatttcaagctgTGTAATTAAGGGGGgaaataagattgtgctgaaGAAAGAGACGCTTGCTGAAAGTGAGCAGAAGGCTAAAGTAATACAAAGACTGCTGTTCGGGAGGTTATATCTGTGAACCCCTGGCATGATATTTGAATTATAATTGTAAAAGAATGTCAAGTCCTTCACCACCCTATCctagatcacacacaggggagaagttacatcagtgtatggaatgtgggaaacaatttgataGGAAACATTCTCTTACTGTTCATGAACGgacgcacacaggggagaagccctataaatgcatagaatgtggagaaagcttcagttggaatggcagtctacgttcccatcaaaggacccatacaggggagaagccatataaatgtatgaaatgtggagaaagcttcagtcagagtggcagtctacgttcccatcaaaggacccatacaggggagaagccatataaatgcatggaatgtggagaaagcttcagtcagagtggcagtctacgttcccatcaaaggacccatacaggggagaagccatataaatgtatggaatgtggaaaaaacttcagtcggagtggcagtctacgttcccatcaaaggacacacacaggggagaagccatataaatgcatagaatgtggagaaagctttatTCAGAGTGaccatctacgttcccatcaaaggacccacacaggggagaagccacataaatgcatagaatgtggagaaagcttcagtcggagtgacagtctacgttcccataaaaggacccacacaggggagaagccctataaatgtatagaatgtggagaaagcttcagtcggagtggcagcctacgttcccatcgaaggacccacacaagggagaagccatataaatgcatggaatgtggagaaaacttcagttgGAGTAGCagtctacattcccatcaaaggacccacacaggggagaagccctataaatgcatagaatgtggagaaagcttcagtcggagtgacagtctacgttcccatcaaaggacccacacaggagagaagccacataaatgcatggaatgtggagaaaacttcagttggagtagcagtctacgttcccatcaaaggacccacacaggagagaagccacataaatgcatggaatgtggaaaaagcttcaatCAGAGtggcaatctacgttcccatcaaaggacccacacaggagagaagccacataaatgcatggaatgtggaaaaagcttcagacAGAGTTGCaatctgcgtacccatcaaaggaagcacacaggggagaagccatataaatgcatggaatgtgggaagagcttcagtcacagtggcaatctacgttcccatcaaaggacccacacaggggagaagccacataaatgcatggaatgtggaatgtGCTTCAGTCACAGTAAAAGTCTGCATATCCATCAAAAGACCCATACAGAggagaaaccatagaaatgcataaAATGTGGAGAAATTTTCAGTCAGAGTTAACAATATGCATTCCTATCAAAGGACCCAAATAGGGAAGAATCCATATACATTCATGGAATGGGGAAAGCGCCTCAGTCACAGTGGAATCCGCATTCCCATCAAAGTttgacagggacaaatgcaagatacttcactttggcagaaaaaacagaatgcaaagatacagaatgggggatgatgcctggcccGACAGCAGtagatgtgaaaaagaccttggagtcctcgtttacaacaagttaaacatgagccaacaatgtgatgcggctgttaaaaaagccaatgggattctgtcctgcatcaataggagtatagcgtctggACTGAAAACTTTAATTTTCCTATAAGTTAATATGGTCTTGTCTTGtgtttaataaacctcagacTTTATACCGAGAGAGCCCTGGAACAGGAGACCACCAGCCTTGCTTTGTGTGTACTTATCCCTGCGTAGAGTGAAACCCTTTCTGGATATGAGACTGTTTAATCccacctttggcaaagggtccatCAGGATACACAGCATATCTCCTTAAATGTAGAGAATAGAGGACAAAGAATGATGACAATGATcgatgaagattcatgaatccATTGAGATGGACACATTAACTAAATTGATGAAGTATAGAACAGCATTGAAAGGAAACAGAGTAAATAGAGATAGAAATCATATAGTGGGTGAGAGTTTTGTAGACTAGTGTCAGTTTTGTTCTAATTGTGCAGGTGTGTGTCCTTGCtccctttatatttgttaaatagtcctttttccaaaaaaatgtatcaaaattattatttgtgtaaaaatattgtttttaaataccaaaattgtaatttgtttAAATGGGCTTGggtatgtttttctttttgtctttgaataaatattgttttttaaaacgagtgtgatacagcagctttgaaaagccaatgtgattttaggCTGTACCAGCGGGAGGGTGATGTCTAGATCCGGGTAAATTTTAGTCGACTCTGTTCTATACTTTGATGAGACCTcccctggaataaccctgtgtccagttctgggcaggaCAATTCAAGGTAGATATGGAGATGATATAATGTCTCCAGAGAAGAGCTATAGGGGATGGCCGAGGGAGCTGCGCGTGTTtagtttggaaggaaaaaaaggccGAGGGGTCAAGAGAGCTAATATTTTGAAGGATGTCCCATTGGGGAGAAAAGGGCAAGTTTTTGAAAGAAAGCAGGAAAATGCGCCTTGATTATCTGCCCCTGCTTTAACATTTACTTACTGGTCACTTCTGATGGCAGCGGTTGATCAGGTATATATATTAACCCAATGTCCAAAATGTAAAACTTTCCTATGTTATAACATTATTAGTCCAAAGTTATttctttggactccagctcccataatccttcccCACAGGAAGACCTTAAGGAGTCTTGGAGGGAGGTCCGATAAGGAGAGACTCTGGTTGTTTCTAGATTTGGGGAGTTTGGGTTGTTTTGGGTCTTAGGCCTCCTGAGGAGGGAGGGCCCCAGAGGCCCTTCTCCTGGGATTCCCAGTCTCCTCTCCTTTTGTGGTGATTTCAGTAGAGACCACAAATAGTGCGTTCGTACCTGGTGTCGTCGTTTTTTCGTTCAAtcgcttccgactcttggtgacctcctggaccagcccacacgAAAGCGTGACCTAGACCAGCCCACACGAGagcgtgacctcctggaccagcccacacgagagcgtgacctcctggaccagcccagagTTCTCTGTCGGCTGTTGCTACCCCCCAGCTCTCTGTCGGCTGTTGCTACCCCCCAGCTCTTTCgggttcaagccagtcacttcaaggataacaaccCACCcgccttgcccttggtcggcccctcttccttttcccttccattttctccagtatcattctcttctccaagccttcctgtcttctccttatgtggccaaagtccttcatctttgccgcTAATATCCAGCTGTTGCAGCCATAGGTTAACACAGggagtaccattgctttaactctgcggaccttcgttgccagtgggatgtctctgctcttcactaggCATTGGATACAATATGAGTACAGCATTCCCCAAAATATCACTCAATACATTTATCAAAGGGTTTTGTTTGATCAAGTTTGGGGTCCAGTGGCCAGGTCCTCCTGAGGCTTTGAGCCGCTTCCCCAAACTGTCCCCGCGGTCCCCCTGAACCCACCCCAGCacccccttcctctccttctgagCACTCCCAGTCCGGCCAGGCTGCGACGGAAATCTGCTCAGCCACTTGGGATGAAAGGTTGGATGCCTCTTCTTGTCCACAGGAAATACACGTGGAGTCTGTGCATTTTGCACTCCTTGAGTTGTCCTTTGCTCACCGGAAACAGCCATTGATATTatgctttgtgttgtcaaaggctttcatcactgggttgctgtgagtttttcaggctgtatggccatgatccagaagcattctctcctgacgtttcgcccacatctatggcaggcatcctcagaggttgggaggtctgttggaaactaggcaaatggggtttatttatatatctatgggaGGTCAGgccggaagcagccaggctttgagtctacaaggccattcaatgttcatcaaagtggccaatggcaacattctcacttgcctcaggcggacaagagttctttgtcccaacctggacattattccccaGGGATAgagggatacacacacacacacagacctcaccacctcggaggatgcctgtcctagaagtgggagaaacatcaggagagaatgcttctggcacgtGGCCAGGcagccggaaaattcacagcaacgcaATGATGCATTTTGTATCTAGGAGAGTTTCTTCACCATTGCCCACCCGAGAGTAGTGCCATCCCTCCCTGGAGTCCCCCCCCCCGCAACCCTGGCCGAGGCCCTGCCCTCCCCTCGGGCCTCTCTGGCCCCCACGAGCAGGGCCAGCCCTCCCttgcctcccttccctccctccctgttgttctccaccaggctctctctctctctgtgttgtcgaaggctttcacaacctctgaggatgcctgccatagatgtgggcgaaacgtcaggagagaatgcttctggaacatggccacacagcccgaaagacatacaacaaccccccctctctctctctctctccctccttcccgcaGTGCTGCTCCTTTAAGGCCAAGCCCCGCCTCTCTTTGGGCGCCTGCCTCCGCCTTCCATGACGGGGCCGGGCGGAAGTAGGGCTGCGGGGTGACGTCAAGGCAAAGCCAGCTCCGCCCCGTTCCCTTGGAGACAGACAGAGGGAAGGCGGGCCTCAACGGGCGGAAGTGAGCGGGCGCTTCCGGTTGGGCCTAGCCGAGGGAGAGGCGCCTTCCCAGATTCATCGGAAGCCTCGCGCGGGTGAGTGGGGGAGAGGAGAGCCATCCTAAGGCCTTCATCCACTCTTATGGGGGTCGCGGTGCTCTCTGGGAGAGGGAGACGAGGGGGGAACCCCgcccacacacacgcacacagacagacagacggacaCGGATGCACACAGTATAAGGCCGGGCAAGAAAGAAACCTAGAAGACGTGCCAGTGACCATTGCTTTGGCCCCGGCCCACGACTTTGGGTCATGTCGTTTTAATATTTATCATCGTTGCTTTTAATTcggtttattatattattattgcaccCTCGTGCCTTTCCTCAGGGGAGCATCCCCGCTTTTGAAAAATCCACCCCGTCTCTTTCTGCAGCTACCTCTGCCTCTCCTCACggcattattgttattttttaccACCAATAAGAATAACTGCCAGACTCTGAAGAAAATCAGCCATTTGGCTGCTGAGCTGCACAGCTGCAGTGGCACCCAAAGAGGTGAGAACATAAAtacaggaaggaaaactgccatttctagatgttctggtcatcggcaaacccaatcaacaattgggccacacagtttacagaaaacctacacacacagatagataccttcataaaaactccaaccatcacccaagtcaaaaaaggagcacaatcaaagccctgacagaccgtgcacaaagaatctgcgaacctcacctcctccaaggtgaactcaaccacctaaactgggctctacaggccaatggatactccaccacagacatcagaagagctgcaaggccaagaacaagccatgagagtcaagacaaagatccacccagaggaaaggtgttcttaccatacatcaagggaactactgaccgcatagggaagctgatgaagaagcacaacctacaaactatctacagacccacaaagaaaatccaacaaatgctacggtcagcaaaggacaagagggatcctctctcttctgcaggagtctaccggataccatgcagctgtggacaagtctacatagggaccaccaaacgcagcacccaaacaagagtcaaagaacatgaaaggcactgcagactaattcaaccagagaaatcagccatagtagagcatttgatgaaccagcctggacacagaatactatttgagaacacaaaaatgctggaccattctaacaactatcatgtcagactacacagagaagccattgaaatccacaagcatgtggacaacttcaacagaaaggaagaaaccatgaaaatgaacaaaatctggctaccagtattaaaaaactcaaaaatcagaacagtaaataaaaagcaatactctgaaaacagaggatttccagacatgaatcaaccaagggcagttaacgactctaaacaaaggatgccccagaggcaggaagaagatagcagataagcttttcaatgctaattaaagtgattaactacacaacattcacactgacctctctcaccctagactttccacagatatatattaacctctttgcttagttttctccatacctcacaacctctgaggatgcctgccatagatgtgggcgaaacgtcaggagagaatgcttctggaatatggccacacagcccgaaagacatacaacaaccccaacataAATACAATTGATAGAGAAAGAAAGTAATATAAAcatataggtaggtaggtaggtaggtagatgtgtGTGTCAAGGAACATCAGGGCATTTGGATGTGGTTGGTCACACACTTTAATTTCAAATGCGCTGTTTCCCTCAAAACCGTACTTTAGGGAGGCCAGCTGCACTGGGAGGGAGGcttcccttctctcctccctccctcccttcctcctttccttcctctcttctttctgtccttccttccttcctctcttccactacaacttggactacaactcccagaaacctacaAAAAGTCCTGGCATGAGGGTTGGAGGAACTTGGGAGTTGTATTCGAAGACAAATATCTCCCAAGTCcttgaggaggaggcgggggagggggaggcggcaGCCTTGGCCTAGGACTGAGACATGAGGAATCCCAAAAGCTATAGGGTTGggggggaccccaagggccacccagccccacccccttctgccgggcagggaaacacaatccaaaccctcccgacagatctcCATCCAGCTTCTGactaaatcctccaaagaaggagctccctccagactcttgaggcagagagttcctctgctgaacagctcttcttaccctcaggaagtccttcctcgtGTTTAggaggaatcccttttcctgccgTTTGACCTCCTGGCTCCGTTgtcccttagtctccagagcagcagaaaggaagcctttccccctcctcttcctcaccaaTGGGACATCTTTTCGGATATTGAAACATGGCTGCAGCAAAATCTGGATGACTAATAGAGCTTTGAGGACCCAtccctgagtccccccagggagatagggtggaataataatcaagttttattataatttgttattattttgggCTGTAAATTGCACGAACCACATGCAGAATGATTTCTTAGTTGCTTCCACACCCAAAGGCAATAAGCCTTGTTTGTGGTTCACTCAGAAACAACCCCTTTCCTTGAGCTCCCTAAATTTGTCAACCACTTTGAGCCCCTTgatgagggaagagaagagaaatccATGTCTTGTCAAAGGTTttgatggccagaatcactgggttgctgtgagttttccaggctgcatggcttctggaacatggctatgcagcccggaaagctcacagcaacccagatatatTCATGTTTAACCCATTGGTTTTTAACAATTCTGTGTCTAATTCGatttagtatttatatgttgtgggTTTTAAAAATGGCATTACTTTTTACTGTTTAGAGCCGCCTTGAGGCGCCCAAACGAGAAAGAGAGCCTTTGCCTTGGGATGCCCCCAAGTTACAGGTGCAACCCGTTGTATCCAGGTGGGGCCCAGTCTTGTTTGCCCTTGAGTCTCTCCTGCATCTGTGTCGAAGTGGGGGAAGGGGACACGTGGGAGCCCAAGGCTGCCCTGCATCTTGAAAAGGCAGGaagggaggttccacctgaacacta
Protein-coding sequences here:
- the LOC134296850 gene encoding zinc finger and SCAN domain-containing protein 2-like is translated as MSSPSPPYPRSHTGEKLHQCMECGKQFDRKHSLTVHERTHTGEKPYKCIECGESFSWNGSLRSHQRTHTGEKPYKCMKCGESFSQSGSLRSHQRTHTGEKPYKCMECGESFSQSGSLRSHQRTHTGEKPYKCMECGKNFSRSGSLRSHQRTHTGEKPYKCIECGESFIQSDHLRSHQRTHTGEKPHKCIECGESFSRSDSLRSHKRTHTGEKPYKCIECGESFSRSGSLRSHRRTHTREKPYKCMECGENFSWSSSLHSHQRTHTGEKPYKCIECGESFSRSDSLRSHQRTHTGEKPHKCMECGENFSWSSSLRSHQRTHTGEKPHKCMECGKSFNQSGNLRSHQRTHTGEKPHKCMECGKSFRQSCNLRTHQRKHTGEKPYKCMECGKSFSHSGNLRSHQRTHTGEKPHKCMECGMCFSHSKSLHIHQKTHTEEKP